One Aphelocoma coerulescens isolate FSJ_1873_10779 chromosome 4A, UR_Acoe_1.0, whole genome shotgun sequence DNA window includes the following coding sequences:
- the SLITRK4 gene encoding SLIT and NTRK-like protein 4, which yields MILWLFLVLSSPVSSTTADADISVEICNVCSCVSVENVLYVNCEKVAVYRPNQLKPPWSNFYHLNFQNNLLIILYPNSFLNFTHAVSLQLGNNKLQNIEGGAFMGLSALKQLHLNNNELKILRADTFLGIENLEYLQADYNLIKFIERGAFNKLHKLKVLILNDNLISFLPDNIFRFASLTHLDIRGNRIQKLPYIGVLEHIGRIVELQLEDNPWNCTCDLLPLKAWLENMPYNIYIGEAICETPSDLYGRLLKETNKQELCSMGTGSDFDVRILPPSQLEPGYSTPNGHTTQTSVHRLVTKPPKTTNPSKISGIVAGKALSNRNLSQIVSYQTRVPPLTPCPVPCVCKTHPSDLGLSVNCQERNIESMAELVPKPLNAKKLHVNGNYIKDVDTTDFAEFEGLDLLHLGSNRISVIKGDVFRNLTNLRRLYLNGNQIERLSPEMFAGLHNLQYLYLEYNVIKEILAGTFDLMPNLQLLYLNNNLLRSLPAYIFAGAPLARLNLRNNHFMYLPVSGVLDQLKSLTQIDLEGNPWDCTCDLVALKLWLEKLNDGIVVKELRCETPVQFANIELKSLKNEILCPKLLNKPSALFTSPMPAVIFTTPPGPVRSPPGGPVPLSILILSILVVLILTVFVAFCLLVFVLRRNKKPTVKHEGIGNQECSSMQLQLRKHDHKSNKKDGLGAEAFIPQTIEQMSKSHTCGLKESETGFTFADPPGQKVILRNMNDKEKDLLHVDTRKRLSTIDELDELFPGRDSNVFIQNFLESKKEYNSIGVSGFEIRYPEKLQDKKNKKSLIGGNHSKIVVEQRKSEYFELKAKLQGSPDYLQVLEEQTALNKI from the coding sequence ATGATTCTGTGGCTCTTTCTGGTTCTGTCATCTCCAGTTTCTTCTACAACTGCAGATGCTGATATATCTGTGGAAATTTGCAATGTTTGCTCCTGTGTGTCAGTTGAGAATGTACTCTATGTCAACTGTGAGAAGGTTGCAGTCTACAGACCAAATCAGCTTAAACCACCATGGTCTAATTTTTACCACCTCAACTTTCAAAACAACCTGCTAATTATTCTGTATCCAAATTCCTTTCTTAATTTTACACATGCAGTGTCCTTGCAACTGGGTAATAATAAGTTACAGAACATTGAGGGAGGGGCCTTTATGGGTCTTAGTGCATTAAAGCAGTTGCACTTGAACAACAACGAATTAAAGATTCTCCGGGCTGACACCTTCCTTGGCATAGAGAACTTGGAGTATCTCCAAGCTGACTACAATTTAATCAAGTTTATTGAACGGGGAGCCTTCAATAAGCTTCACAAGCTGAAAGTCCTGATACTTAATGACAATCTGATTTCATTCCTTCCCGATAATATTTTTCGATTTGCTTCTCTAACCCATCTGGATATACGGGGGAATCGAATACAGAAGCTTCCATACATTGGAGTTCTGGAGCACATCGGGCGCATAGTTGAACTGCAGCTGGAAGACAACCCCTGGAATTGTACTTGTGATTTGTTGCCTTTGAAAGCGTGGCTGGAGAACATGCCCTATAACATCTACATTGGAGAGGCTATCTGTGAAACACCCAGTGACTTGTATGGAAGGCTGCTGAAGGAAACCAAtaagcaggagctgtgctccatggggacagggagtgaTTTTGACGTGCGCATCCTGCCTCCCTCGCAGCTGGAGCCCGGTTACAGCACACCCAACGGCCACACCACTCAAACATCAGTGCACAGATTAGTCACAAAGCCACCAAAAACTACAAATCCTTCGAAGATCTCGGGGATAGTAGCAGGCAAAGCTCTGTCTAATCGCAATCTCAGTCAGATCGTATCTTACCAGACCAGGGTGCCTCCTCTAACTCCTTGTCCGGTCCCTTGTGTTTGCAAAACTCATCCTTCAGACTTGGGATTAAGTGTAAATTGCCAAGAAAGAAATATAGAATCAATGGCTGAACTAGTACCAAAACCTTTAAATGCCAAGAAACTGCATGTAAATGGCAATTATATTAAGGATGTGGATACTACAGATTTCGCTGAGTTTGAGGGACTGGATTTGCTCCATTTAGGCAGCAATCGGATTTCAGTGATCAAAGGAGATGTTTTCCGCAACCTTACAAATTTACGGAGATTGTATCTCAATGGCAATCAGATAGAGCGTCTGAGCCCAGAAATGTTTGCTGGCCTCCACAACTTGCAGTATCTGTATTTGGAATACAATGTTATCAAAGAAATCCTAGCAGGCACCTTTGACTTAATGCCAAATTTGCAGTTGCTCTACCTGAACAACAATCTTCTGCGAAGCTTGCCAGCGTATATTTTTGCTGGTGCACCACTTGCTAGACTGAATCTGAGGAACAATCACTTCATGTATTTACCTGTAAGTGGTGTTCTTGATCAGCTAAAATCTCTTACACAAATAGATTTGGAAGGTAATCCATGGGACTGCACTTGTGATTTAGTTGCTTTAAAACTGTGGCTTGAAAAGCTAAATGATGGTATTGTGGTGAAGGAATTGAGATGTGAAACACCTGTGCAGTTTGCTAACATAGAACTTAAGTCTCTGAAAAATGAGATTCTCTGCCCTAAACTTTTAAACAAGCCATCTGCTCTGTTCACTAGTCCTATGCCTGCTGTTATTTTTACAACACCACCGGGACCAGTCCGGAGTCCTCCTGGTGGCCCAGTTCCATTGTCCATCCTAATCTTAAGCATATTGGTTGTGCTGATTTTAACAGTGTTTGTTGCTTTttgtcttcttgtttttgtgCTTCGGCGcaacaaaaaaccaactgtAAAGCATGAAGGGATTGGAAACCAAGAGTGCAGTTCTATGCAACTGCAGCTAAGAAAGCATGATCACAAGTCAAACAAAAAAGATGGACTGGGTGCAGAGGCCTTCATTCCTCAAACCATTGAGCAGATGAGCAAAAGTCATACCTGTGGCTTGAAAGAGTCTGAAACAGGCTTCACCTTTGCTGACCCACCAGGGCAAAAAGTCATTCTGAGAAATATGAATGACAAGGAGAAAGATTTATTGCATGTGGATACCAGAAAAAGACTTAGCACAATCGATGAACTGGATGAGTTATTCCCTGGAAGGGATTCCAATGTATTTATTCAAAATTTTCTTGAAAGTAAAAAAGAATACAACAGCATAGGGGTCAGTGGCTTTGAAATACGTTACCCAGAGAAActgcaagacaaaaaaaacaagaaatctCTAATAGGTGGTAATCATAGTAAAATTGTAGTAGAACAAAGAAAAAGTGAATATTTTGAACTAAAAGCTAAACTTCAAGGTTCACCTGACTACCTACAAGTCCTTGAAGAACAAACAGCTTTGAATAAAATATAG